Proteins from one Mus pahari chromosome 18, PAHARI_EIJ_v1.1, whole genome shotgun sequence genomic window:
- the Nrm gene encoding nurim — protein sequence MAPALLLVPAALASFILAFGTGVEFVRFTSLRPLLGGIPESGGPDARHGWLTALQDRSILASLAWDLCLLLLFVVQHSLMATEAVKAWTSRYFGVLQRSLYVACTALALQLVMRYWETTPRGPVLWEARAEPWATWVPLLCFVLHVVSWLLIFSILLVFDYAELMGLKQVYYHVLGLGEPLSLKSPRALRLFAHLRHPVCVELLTVLWVVPTLGTDRLLLALLFTLYLGLAHGLDQQDLRYLRSQLQRKLQLLSRPQDGEAE from the exons ATGGCCCCCGCGCTACTGCTGGTTCCTGCGGCCCTCGCCTCCTTCATCCTGGCCTTTGGCACCGGAGTGGAATTCGTGCGCTTCACCTCCCTGAGGCCGCTGCTTGGAGGGATCCCGGAGTCTGGCGGTCCGG ATGCCCGCCATGGGTGGTTGACTGCCCTGCAGGACCGGAGCATTCTTGCCTCCTTGGCTTGGGATCTGTGTCTGCTGCTACTGTTTGTGGTACAGCACAGCCTTATGGCGACTGAGGCAGTGAAGGCGTGGACATCCCGGTACTTTGGTGTCCTTCAGAGGTCGCTCTATGTGGCGTGCACTGCCCTGGCCTTGCAG TTGGTGATGCGGTACTGGGAGACTACACCCAGAGGCCCAGTGTTGTGGGAGGCTCGGGCTGAACCATGGGCCACCTGGGTACCTCTCCTCTGCTTTGTGCTCCACGTTGTCTCCTGGCTCCTCATCTTTAGCATCCTTCTGGTCTTTGACTACGCTGAACTGATGGGCCTCAAGCAG GTTTATTACCATGTGCTGGGACTGGGCgagcctctgtctctcaagtccCCTCGGGCTCTGAGACTCTTTGCCCACCTTCGACACCCAGTGTGTGTGGAGCTGCTGACTGTGCTGTGGGTGGTCCCCACTTTGGGCACTGATCGGCTTCTCCTGGCTCTTCTCTTTACCCTCTACCTGGGCTTGGCTCATGGGCTTGACCAGCAAGATCTCCGCTACCTTCGCTCTCAGCTCCAAAGAAaactccagcttctctccagaccccaggaTGGGGAAGCAGAGTGA
- the Mdc1 gene encoding mediator of DNA damage checkpoint protein 1: MGSSKVPRLRAVFQSAASSHDCCLQPLISPCFPPVAALLSCEGARRGRGFRLGLRVNRRASSGNGQFQEPISQPTLFRDSHSRHLVAAVTGGARADSVDFPLYLGKNVVGRSPDCSVALPFPSISKQHAVIEISAWNKAPVLQDCGSLNGTQIVKPPRILPPGVSHRLRDQELILFADFPCQYYRLDVPPPLVPRSLLTIEKTPRIRRGSQNSRVLLAEDSEEEGDFPSGRCVANGSRNTASPSATVVPESDEEVSSLAPSIPGPSSPFGLGSDTDEEQGQPPGVEESSLADSNGAAGEAEQPEANGMTAGIQAQPTEHKLKDTKIKKEADSAGISDGSVPERSPTLGEDSDTEVDEEHKPGFADSDTDVEEERIPVTPPVVPVKKNQVLLAVGIGDPGEPGVAHLQDIPAGSDTDMEDDKTALDVSLERNHTPMVINSDTDEEEEEVSAALTLAHLKERGVALWSRDPGTEEVKSQPQILVEQSQSASGRDSDTDVEEESSGGKKEIVPDSPMDVDEALTVTQPESQSPRRPNDVDEDMDMSSPGSHLVVNQASSAVVDKTRAQVEEEVPGPSVILGEKHQVPLEGAQPPEEAWETAVQEGSSSPEAAGRPSQQPVAEDAGTEDAGTECAAAVSEQESTLEVGAQSGSPAAPVEQVVIYTDTSGNPTLPQREGAQTPTGREREARVGGTKSAKEYCDEPEDLCLPATQCFVEGESQHPEAAVQSLEDEPTQLFPCTLPQKPGPSHPSLTTPGADTLDVPWEVLATQPFCLREQTETSEPQLIDNHEAHGSRPSLPREPPGYQYLVHTSPVHTELLRIEGREIQTMEKAMGIPKEMADRMTPEREPLEREIRGRTENSERDVIGEELTQGTEDREPKKVLARDIQRKEADKDPEGNRESLEAEIEMSNSSQKREKKVEKPEPEREGEPADLEVTPDRGVTEEESHDQKGQIASLTLKPGVGVKDFEGLTSAPIISGSQADGGKGDPLSPGRQQRGRLSCQMTPAGKASRGDPEPPDHCLFSSVPEASTQSLLTSQSQKQSTPQPLFPTSSSEIPLPESLHTKPTVRPRRSSRMPPSPHSSAALKPYTTCPTNQPAASRPTSRTTRGRANRSSTRTPGLVVPTDPEFQPSTSTEQTVIPTLTSQVTEGRVHTSVKMPEQVLTGPEIQSPTSPEQSVTPDLKPQATQGRPSRSPNKTPEPLISTGPELPPPTSIEQPAIPKPTSRVTRGRPRKSSVGTPESVVSTGPELQPLTSIEQPVIPKPRATRNRPSKSSTKTPEPVVPTGPELQPLTSAEQPVTPNLISRASRSRSSKSIRTPEPVDQTGPEFHPSISTEQPDTHEPSSRGRTRRSSVRTPEASVPITPELQPFTSKKQPTPKPTALVTRGRTYKPSTEDSKSVGPVAPDFEPSTSTDHLVTPKVTGQSLTLQSSPLSASPVSSTPDLKPPLPIAQPVTLEPIPQANHQRKRRATGRQGSCTVPLGHKSYSAPSESEPQSSASSGASEADSPRQKRPRRQVSQKTIVIKEEPAEIEVKEEPQETAIPTPGKRKRDRAEEVTQGKPTRSRRTKPNQEIVAPKVLFTGVVDSRGERAVLALGGSLASSVNEASHLVTDRIRRTVKFLCALGKGIPILSLNWLYQSRKAGCFLPPDDYIVTDPEQEKNFSFSLRDSLRLAQERRLLEGYEIHVTPGVQPPPSQMGEIISCCGGTFLPSMPHSYKLHRVVITCTKDLPRCAIPSRLGLPLLSPEFLLTGVLKQEATPEAFVLSNLEMSST; this comes from the exons ATTTCCCACTCTACCTTGGCAAGAATGTAGTAGGTCGAAGCCCTGACTGCTCTGTGGCCCTGCCTTTTCCATCCATCTCCAAACAGCATGCAGTAATTGAAATCTCAGCTTGGAACAAAGCCCCTGTCCTCCAGGATTGTGGGAGCCTCAATGGCACTCAAATTGTAAAGCCTCCTAGGATCCTACCTCCTGGAGTGAGCCATCGTCTGAGGGACCAGGAATTAATTCTGTTTGCAGATTTTCCCTGCCAATACTATCGCCTGGATGTCCCACCACCCTTGGTCCCTCGGAGTCTTCTAACTATAGAGAAAACCCCCAGAATACGGAGAGGATCCCAAAATTCCAGAGTTTTGTTGGCTGAGGATTCAGAGGAAGAAGGGG ATTTTCCTTCTGGAAGGTGTGTGGCGAATGGATCAAGGAATACAGCATCCCCTTCTGCAACAGTAGTTCCAGAAAG tgATGAAGAGGTCTCTTCTCTGGCCCCAAGTATCCCCGGGCCATCTTCACCCTTTGGGTTGGGCAGTGACACCGATGAAGAACAAGGTCAGCCACCAGGAGTAGAGGAGTCCTCTTTAGCTGACAGCAATGGTGCTGCAGGGGAGGCTGAGCAGCCTGAAGCTAACGGAATGACAGCTGGCATACAGGCTCAGCCTACTGAGCACAAGTTGAAGGACACAAAAATCAAGAAGGAGGCAGACAGTGCAGGTATCTCAGATGGGTCAGTTCCGGAGAGGAGCCCCACTCTTGGGGAGGACAGTGACACAGAAGTGGATGAAGAACATAAACCTGGTTTTGCGGACAGTGATACAGATGTGGAAGAAGAGAGGATCCCTGTGACCCCACCTGTAGTCCCTGTGAAGAAAAACCAAGTGCTGCTTGCAGTCGGTATAGGGGATCCTGGAGAACCTGGTGTGGCACATCTGCAGGACATCCCAGCTGGTAGTGACACAGATATGGAGGATGACAAGACTGCACTGGATGTCTCTCTAGAGAGAAACCACACACCCATGGTGATCAACAGTGATacagacgaggaggaggaggaggtctcAGCAGCACTCACCTTGGCCCATCTGAAAGAGAGAGGAGTTGCTTTGTGGAGTAGAGACCCAGGCACAGAAGAGGTCAAGTCCCAACCACAGATCCTTGTAGAACAAAGCCAGAGTGCCTCTGGGAGAGACAGTGACACAGATGTGGAGGAGGAATCCtcagggggaaagaaagagattgTCCCTGACAGCCCCATGGATGTAGATGAGGCTCTTACTGTCACACAGCCAGAGAGCCAGTCTCCCCGTAGGCCTAATGATGTAGATGAGGACATGGATATGAGCTCCCCTGGCAGCCATCTAGTGGTAAATCAGGCCTCCTCTGCTGTGGTAGACAAGACCAGAGCACAAGTGGAGGAGGAAGTCCCAGGGCCATCTGTTATCCTGGGGGAGAAGCACCAGGTGCCTCTAGAGGGAGCCCAGCCTCCTGAGGAAGCCTGGGAAACAGCTGTACAGGAAGGCTCATCCTCACCAGAGGCAGCCGGAAGACCAAGCCAGCAGCCAGTAGCAGAAGATGCTGGGACAGAAGATGCTGGGACAGAGTGTGCTGCAGCTGTTTCTGAGCAGGAAAGTACTCTTGAGGTAGGGGCCCAAAGCGGGTCACCTGCAGCACCAGTGGAACAAGTGGTGATATACACAGATACTTCAGGGAATCCCACCCTGCCACAGAGAGAGGGAGCCCAAACCCccacaggaagggagagagaagcacgTGTGGGTGGAACCAAGAGTGCCAAAGAATACTGCGATG AACCTGAAGATCTGTGCCTTCCAGCTACCCAGTGCTTTGTGGAAGGGGAGAGCCAGCACCCAGAAG CAGCTGTCCAGAGTTTGGAAGATGAGCCTACCCAACTCTTCCCATGTACTCTTCCACAAAAGCCAGGACCTTCCCATCCTAGCCTTACGACTCCAG GTGCAGATACCTTGGATGTGCCTTGGGAAGTCTTGGCTACACAACCGTTCTGTCTAAGAGAACAGACAGAGACTTCTGAGCCCCAGCTCATTGATAACCATGAAGCTCATGGATCTCGACCATCTCTGCCTAGGGAACCACCAGGATACCAATATCTGGTTCATACCAGCCCAGTTCACACAGAGCTGTTGAGAATTGAAGGCAGAGAGATACAGACTATGGAGAAAGCCATGGGTATACCAAAGGAAATGGCCGACAGGATGACCCCTGAGAGAGAGCCATTGGAGAGGGAAATCAggggaagaacagaaaacagTGAGAGAGATGTGATAGGGGAAGAACTaactcaggggacagaggacagagagccaAAGAAGGTGTTAGCTAGAGACATTCAGAGAAAAGAGGCTGACAAGGATCCTGAAGGGAATAGGGAGAGTTTGGAGGCAGAAATAGAGATGTCCAACAgttcacagaagagagagaaaaaagtagagaaaccagaaccagagagagaaggggagccaGCTGATTTAGAAGTGACCCCAGATAGAGGGGTGACAGAGGAAGAGAGCCATGATCAGAAAGGTCAAATTGCTAGTCTGACACTAAAGCCTGGAGTTGGGGTGAAGGACTTTGAGGGACTTACATCAGCCCCAATAATCTCTGGGAGCCAGGcagatggaggaaagggagaccCTTTGAGCCCTGGGAGGCAGCAGAGAG GCCGCTTGAGTTGCCAGATGACACCTGCTGGAAAGGCTTCCAGG gGTGATCCAGAGCCCCCAGACCACTGCCTGTTTTCTTCAGTACCTGAAGCTTCAACTCAGAGTCTCCTCACCTCTCAGAGCCAAAAGCAGTCTACACCTCAGCCTCTGTTTCCGACCTCTTCTTCTGAGATACCTCTTCCTGAGAGTCTTCACACAAAGCCTACTGTCAGGCCACGGCGCTCCTCTAGgatgcccccctccccacactcctCTGCTGCCCTTAAGCCTTATACTACCTGCCCCACAAACCAGCCTGCTGCCTCTAGACCAACATCTCGAACCACTCGGGGCAGGGCAAATAGGTCCTCTACCAGGACCCCAGGACTGGTTGTCCCTACAGACCCTGAATTCCAGCCTTCCACCTCCACAGAACAGACTGTCATCCCAACACTTACATCCCAGGTCACTGAGGGCAGGGTACATACCTCTGTTAAGATGCCTGAACAAGTTCTCACAGGTCCCGAAATCCAATCTCCCACCTCCCCAGAACAGTCTGTCACCCCAGACCTCAAACCTCAGGCCACTCAGGGTAGACCAAGTAGATCTCCCAACAAGACCCCAGAACCACTTATTTCTACTGGCCCTGaactcccacctcccacctccataGAACAACCTGCCATACCTAAACCCACTTCTCGGGTCACTCGGGGCAGGCCACGTAAGTCTTCTGTTGGGACCCCAGAATCAGTTGTCTCCACTGGCCCTGAACTTCAGCCTCTCACCTCCATAGAACAGCCTGTTATCCCTAAACCTAGGGCCACTCGGAATAGACCAAGTAAGTCTTCTACCAAGACCCCAGAACCAGTTGTCCCCACTGGTCCTGAGCTGCAGCCTCTTACCTCTGCAGAACAGCCTGTCACCCCTAACCTCATATCTCGGGCCTCTCGGAGTAGGTCAAGTAAGTCTATCAGGACCCCGGAACCAGTTGACCAAACTGGTCCCgaattccatccatccatctccacaGAACAGCCTGATACCCATGAGCCCTCATCTCGGGGTAGGACACGTAGGTCTTCTGTCAGGACTCCTGAAGCAAGTGTCCCCATAACCCCTGAACTCCAGCCTTTCACTTCTAAAAAACAGCCTACCCCTAAGCCTACAGCTCTGGTCACTCGGGGAAGGACATATAAACCCTCCACTGAAGATTCTAAATCAGTTGGGCCAGTGGCCCCTGATTTTGAGCCTTCTACCTCTACAGACCATCTTGTCACCCCTAAGGTCACAGGTCAGAGCTTAACACTACAGTCTTCACCCCTAAGTGCTTCCCCAGTTTCCAGTACCCCTGATCTCAAGCCTCCTCTCCCTATAGCCCAGCCTGTTACCCTGGAGCCCATTCCACAAGCCAATCACCAAAGGAAACGAAGGGCTACTGGGAGGCAGGGCTCCTGCACAGTCCCTCTTGGTCATAAGTCTTACTCTGCCCCCTCTGAATCTGAGCCCCAATCTTCAGCCAGCTCAGGAGCATCAGAAGCAG ATTCACCCCGTCAAAAACGTCCCCGAAGACAAGTCTCCCAGAAAACCATAGTCATCAAGGAAGAACCTGCAGAAATAGAAGTGAAGGAAGAG cctcaggagacagcaattccaacaccaggaaagagaaagagggaccGTGCAGAAGAAGTGACCCAGGGAAAACCAACTCGAAGCCGGCGAACTAAACCTAACCAAGAAATAGTAGCCCCCAAG GTACTGTTCACAGGAGTCGTGGATTCTCGTGGAGAGCGTGCAGTGCTGGCTCTGGGAGGCAGTCTGGCCAGCTCAGTAAATGAGGCCTCCCACTTGGTTACTGATCGTATCCGCAGGACAGTCAAGTTCTTGTGTGCCCTGGGGAAGGGAATTCCCATCCTGTCCCTGAACTGGCTGTACCAG TCCCGAAAGGCTGGTTGCTTCTTGCCGCCTGATGACTACATAGTGACTGATCCTGAACAAGAGAAGAATTTTAGCTTCAGCCTTCGGGATTCCCTGCGCCTGGCTCAGGAACGAAGACTGCTGGAG GGCTATGAGATTCATGTGACCCCTGGCGTGCAGCCACCCCCCTCTCAGATGGGAGAGATCATCAGTTGCTGTGGAGGCACTTTCCTGCCCAGCATGCCCCACTCCTACAAG cttcACCGAGTTGTCATAACTTGCACTAAAGACCTACCACGCTGTGCTATTCCATCCCGCCTGGGgctgcccctcctctctcctgagtTCCTCCTGACTGGAGTGCTGAAGCAGGAAGCCACACCAGAGGCCTTTGTCCTCTCCAATTTGGAAATGTCGTCTACCTAA